aaaggtggcagccatttattgacttcttcgcagaggataagcgtcgggtggggtgggggctagagtagagtagggggatattgaggcaggtccttgtgtGAACAGAactgtggtttgcactatgtttaatttgtgtcttgactttttttgtaCTATACAatatcactttttctatatgcctaaaatacctcaataaaattgtttgttaaaagaaAAGACAgatattgataggtttctagatattgaatatATCGAGGGATATTGGgatcgtgtgggaaaatggtgctgaggtagatcggccaagggtctcattgaatggttgagcagactcggtgggctgaatggcctactcttgctccaatTCTAATCGCTGGGTGCTGGTCAGGaggcagtgagctgagcttggatctgtcaatcagcctgaatcagcaccttcaggagaattgggagggtgagactggagggagattgtgtgggatggagatttacagcttttggagaacaagAGTGTAAATAATGTcccataggaactagaattgtctgttctgaatttctatcctgtaataacaacgatgacttttgtaaattgtttttaaaggatatcagaagaggaggaattatagacagaaatctcaaacatcacgtctcgatgtgacaaactcactcgattccttctgatctgaatatcatcgggctctgaatatcatcggcaagaaggagaaatgtttgtccgatctgtcggcttcaaaagattttaaacgtgagtgtgactggaaaagcacacaACACACGCCCGAGTGagcgtgttccagtgaactgactgtggaaagagcttaaaccagttacacagcctaaaaaaacatcacaccattcacagtgaggagagacagtgcacatattCTGTGTGTAGACAACGCTTCCACTgatgtccaatctggagagacacgagtcgacccaaaacatggagaaatcgtggaaatgtgggaagggatacagattcccatctgagctggagattcatcgccgcattcacactgggaagaggccgttcacctgctctcagtgtgggcagagattcattgattcatccaacctgcagagacaccagcgagttcacactggggagaggccattcacctgctctcagtgtgggaaaggattcactcaattatccagcctgcagagacatcagcaaaattacactggggagaagccgttcacctgctttcagtgtgggaaagcgtttcgtgattcatccaccctgctgagacatcagcaaattcacactggggagaggccgttcacctgctctcagtgtgggaaagcgtTCCGTGATTcaaccaccctgcagagacatcagcgagttcacactggggagaggccattcacctgctctcagtgtgggaagggattcattgattcatccgcctTGCGgaaacatcagcaaattcacactggggagaggccattcacctgctctcagtgtgggaagggattcattgattcatccaccctgcggaaacatcagcgagttcacactggggagaggccattcacctgctctcagtgtgggaagggattcattgattcatccaccctgcggatccatcagcgagttcacactggggagaagccattcacctgctctcagtgtgggaagggatacactcggttgtccaccctgcagacacaccagcgagttcacactggggagagaccattcacctgctctcagtgtgggcaaggATTCATTCATTCACCCGCCCTGCGGAGACAcctgcaagttcacactggggagaggccattcacctgctctcagtgtgggaagggattcacttggttatccaacctgcagacacacaagcgagttcattctggggagaggccattcacctgctctcattgtaggaagggatttattgatttatCCACCctcctgagacaccagcgagttcacactggggagaggccattcacctgctctcagtgtgggaagggattcactcaattatccagcctgcagacacaccagcgcattcacactggggagaggccattcacctgctctcagtgtgggaagggattcattgattcgtccaaactgcagacacaccagcgagttcacactggggagaggccattcacctgctctcagtgtgggaagggattcattgattcatccaccctgctgagacaccagcgagttcacactggggagaaaccattcacctgctcttagtgtgggaagggattacatagaaccatagaaaataggagcaggaagaggccatttggcccttagcacctgctctgccattcattctgatcattgcttatcatccaactccataacttaatcccgctttcccctccatatcctttgatacccttcaccctaagtgctatatccaactgcttcttgaaggcatacaatgtattggcctcaactatttcttgtggtaacaaattccacaggctcaccattctctggttgaagaaatttctccttatctctgtcctaaatggtctacctcgtatcctccGACTGCGAcatctggttctgtacactcccaccatcgggaaaatctttcccacatctaccctgtcaagtcctgttagaatattttaggtttctatgagatgccccattcttctgaactccagcgaatacaatcctaactgattcaatctctcatacatcagtcccaccatcccaggaatcagtctggtaaaccttcgctgcactccctctagagcaacgacatccttcctcagataaggagaccaaaactgcacacaccattccaggtatggtctcgcaaaggccctgtataattgcagcaagatatccctgctcctgtactcgaatccgctcgcaatgaaggctagcatatcatttgccttctttaccgccagcTGTAGCTGCATgcataccttcagtgactggtgtacaaggatacccaggtctcgttgcacattcttcTCTCCTAATTTACGGCCATTCAGCcagtagtctgccttcttgttttgagTCCGTGTGGAGacaagttctccccgtgcctgcgtgagtccacccccataacccaaagatgtgcagggtaggtgaattggccacgataaattgccccttaattggaaaaaaagattgggtaattaaatttttttaaaaaatcattaatatatcttgtgaatatctggggtcctagcaccgatccctgcagtaccccattggtcactgcctgccaatttgaaaaagacccattaatccctactctttgtttcctgtctgccaaccaattttctacctatctcaacacactacccctaatctcatgtgctttaattttacacgctgatctcttacgcgggactttgtcaaaagccatctgaaagtccaaatataccacatccactggcttcccctcatcaactctgctagttacatcctcgaagaattccagtagatttgtcaagcatgatttctccttcataaatccttgctgactctGCCCGATCATGCCATGTTTTCTTAGTGCTTTGctttaaaatctttgataatggattctagaattttgccgatgtcaggcttactggtctataattcccttttttctctctatctcgctttttaaatagtggagttacataagccaacctccaatctgcaggaactgttccagagtctatagaatcctggatgatgaccaccaatgcatccactatttctagagccacttctttaagtactttgggatgcagattatcaggccctggggatttatcagctttcaatcccatcaatttccccaacaccatttctctactaatattgatctccttcagttcctccctctcactaaatcctgcgttccccaacatgtctggtgtctgatttgtgccctcatttgtgaagacagaaccaaaatatgtatttatttgctcagccatttctttgtcccctattatacattctcctgtttctgactgtaaggaacctacatttgaCTTCCCCAATCTTTTTCTCTTGACGTACCTGTAGGAACATTTACAgtcagcctaatttcctgttttaggccattcccaacatcaccactgcagtttgggcgtCTATATACGATGCCCATTAATTTCCGTGCCCCTTGgtgttcctcagctctacccatacagattccacattattGGTGCTAATATCCTAccccactattgcattaatttcctctgccactccactgccttttcctttttgtctgtccttccaaaatactgaatatattcagttcccatccctggtcacccttggGCCATGTCTCCACAATCCCGATTATCTCACACCCGTTTATGTCTGTTTGcgcgattcactcggttatgccgtctgcagtcacaaCAGGGAGtttatactggggagaggccattcacctgccctcaatgtgtGAAGGGgttttgtaattcatcgcactttttttaaatatataaatttagagaacacaattaattttttccaattaaggggcaatttagcgtggccaatccacctaccctacacatctttgggttgtgggggcgaaacccacgcaaacacggggagaagttgTCTCCACACGGagacaatgtacaaactccacacggacagtgacccagagtcgggatcgaacctgcgacatcggcgccgtgaggcagcagtgctaagcagtgcgccaccatgctgcccacttcatcgcaccttctgagacaccaacaagttcacaactgattacagggattggattctgctgttattgtttctgttctcaattacatccaggactgcattttgttcattctgttggtcaatggggatggtcagagggtttctttctgctggactgaccagtctcacgacttcgcctccagtgggctgattctctctgagccttcttgcgaatatctggtttcgcatttcacaaggatcaaagagtgaaagggtgtttggagatTAGAAGATATTGCATTActatttctgtttggaaaccccaaaatccatgccacattgccatgaagatgggctatggtggttacatggttcttttgtttaatttatcttggtgcttctcacagaaggaaactatccgggtatgaggggcaagttgtctgaggtgcactgggaaactacattaaatagtatggtgtgAGACAGACAATCAGTAATATTTAAgcaattattacagatttacacggggatcgattagctcagttggctggatgtctggtttgtgctgagtgacaccaacagcacaggttaaattcccataccggctgaggttagccatggtctgtgtcagtatttatgctccacataatcctccacccacccctctacatctctcccatcagcatctccttttaTTCCATTCTCccccatgtatgtatctagcttcctgttcaatggattcatgctgttcacctgaaCCACTCGCTGGGGTAGcaagttgcacattctcaccactcgctttgtaaagaggtttctactgaaattcctgttggattattgaatcccttcacaatcttaaagacttccatcaggtcacccatcagtcttctcttttccagaaaaaagcagccccatcctttcctgagtgttaaatgctctcagttctgtatattttGAACCTTTGTTGCAGCTTCTCCAgtacctctatttcctttttctaatggAGATGACCAATGTTGACAGagactcccagtgtagtctaaccctggctcTAAACAGGTTGAACGTTTCCTCCGTGTTTTTCAATTCcatccctctggaatggaaccttatatatgggccccacactttaggaaagatgtgaagttcttagattgtggaggacatttacaataataatctttattattgtcacaagtaggcttacattaacactgcaatgaagttagtgtgaaaatttacaagaatggcaccagggatgagggactccagttagctggagcgactggagcagctgaatttctctcctgagatcacagcatctggacggtggggaatggggccattcagccctttgataccatgtctgctctctgtggagcaagccagtctgtccattgccccgttctgTCCCCGAATCCCTataggtttatttctctcagtgcccatccaatttcctgttGAAATCCTTTCCTCATTTCTGCATCTCCCACCCTCATAGGCAGTAGATTCCAGGTCGTTACCACTCgttttacatgtacacaaggctcctAGAGCACGGagaagtctatttggcccattttccctATGCCAGCGCTTTGTACAGCGATCCATTTAATCTCATTGTTCGAtttgttttcattttttttttcagaatgcatcaaaatcccttttggaagttacagtgCAATAAGATTTCAGCACAAtttatagacagtgcattccaagtcACAACACGCTGTGTTTCACAGCAAAAGCTGTGCATATGATGTGTCTGGGTTTCACAGAGTATCAAAATGGTGTCAACgatgttattacacaaaattaagactcaatcttTATCAATGATTTTGGTGAGGACACCGAGTGTAATATATCCGAGATTGCAGACAATTTGAACaagtgtacatttctataaaacctctcactaccactggacctcaaagtgttttaaagccaatggagtacttttgaaacatattcactgttgtaatgtaggaagctgtaatcacatttagtttcaaaattgttattttcatagtgtattcactgtcattagtaacaaggtcaagacagcccttttatacctctaacacgtggcttcctgcagccatttcaccttctgtaccttttctatattgactatgtattgatttcatagcaaaaaacaataattaaattaatgattattcagtagtgaacattgattatcattagtgaattggtatATTAATTAATtatattgtaaagactagatctttatttcaAAATATAACACCAtcgaccaaaatgtttccagaaactgcagagctatcagaatttgtttgaaaaaataaattactttatAATTTTGAGAATTTATAagacatcatattctgccaagtctatgtgggctaggcagtggtgtaatggtattgttactgggctagtaatacagagacccaggttaatgctctggggatctgagaTCGAATCTGGCTACGACAGATATTGAAATTGAATAAAAGcctcaaattaaaagtctaatgttgacattgtcgattgttgtaaaaggccgtttggttcactcatgttctttaggaaatctgctctctttacatggcctggcctacacgtgactccagatccacagcaatgtagtggttgatttgtaagtgccctctgaaatagcctcgcaagacatgcagttcaagggcaattggaatgagcagtaaatgctggcccagccagtgacacccacctcccatgaatgaataagttttaagaaggctcattgttcaatctgaagacgagtaagaaactgtctctttgattggatttgatttattgtcacatgtatcgaggtacagtgaaaagtattgtactgCGTGCAGTCCTGacagattgctccatacatgaaaaaacaggaCATTCAATACACAGACATAGACACCGGGTGAAGTAtacggagtgtggtactactcagtagagaaccaGTGTATCTTGCATTAATTAAATATTATATTAATTAGCTATGAGTCTGCAACAGATGATGAAATACGTGGTGATCCTTAATTAAGTTACAATTAATGAAACAATAATGAACCAGTAGTTATAGTAAAAGCCTGAgttttatttgttgtaaaaatgtaaaattgctgtgtatataaagaatgtgcaatgaggataaatgcagCAGCAAGAGAGACCTTccaactctgattagcctcaacatttgaaactgtatgaataaggaaTTAAAGTAACTGTATGAAACAGTtcaattgtattcctgtctaaggtAATGAGAGAAGATGGTGTCAGTAATTAAAGATCCAATtaaatggatgcaggtagggcagtagatgttgtctatatggacttcagtaaggcctttgacaaggtccctcatggtagactagtacaaaaggtgaagtcacacgggatcaggggtgaactggcaaggtggatacagaactggctaggccatagaaggcagagggtagcaatggagggatgcttttctaattggagggctgtgaccagtggtgttccacagggatcagtgctgggacctttgctctttgtagtatatataaatgatttggaggaaaatgtaactggtctgattagtaagtttgcagacgacacaaaggttggtggaattgcggatagcgatgaggactgtctgaggatacagcaggatttagattgtctggagacttgggtggagagatggcagatggagtttaatccggacaaatgtgaggtaatgcattttggaagggctaatgcaggtagggaatatacagtgaatggtagaaccctcaagagtattgaaagtcaaagagatctaggagtacaggtccacaggtcattgaaaggggcaacacaggtggagaaggtagtcaagaaggcatacggcatgcttgccttcattggccggggcattgagtataagaattggcaggtcatgttgcagctgtatagaaccttagttaggccacacttggagtatagtgttcaattctggtcgccacactaccagaaggatgtggaggttttagagagggtgcagaagagatttaccagaatgttgcctggtatggagggcataagctatgaggagcgattgaataaactcggtttgttctcactggaacgaaggaggttgaggggcgacctgatagaggtatacaaaattatgaggggcatagacagagtggatagtcagaggcttttccccagggtagaggggtcaattactagggggcataggtttaaggtgagaggggcaaggtttagagtagatgtacgaggcaagttttttacgcagagggtagtgggtgcctggaactcactaccggaggaggtagtggaagcagggacgatagggacatttaaggggcatcttgacaaatatatgaataggatgggaatagaaggatacggacccaggaagtgtagaagattgtagtttagtcgggcagtatggtcggcacaggcttggagggccgaagggcctgttcctgtgctgtacatttctttgttctttgtttgtttgaaactAGTGCCCAATTGGccaatggtcatgttacaacaggcccaacaccgacatgaggtaatggtcactttggggataaaagtcgacgttccgaaggtcttccttgctgaccAAGTACTGAAAACTCTcgcggccgagttccaaggaaattactgtcaaagaaggagccagggagGGTTACGCTTCTGCAGACTGATCACCTGCATGAAGTTGTAAACGTGTCTTCAAGTTGTTCAGTAAaactttttcttttaataaacttttaaaatgtaatatccagagaattctgccttttcttTAATTGGTTAAAATTCTTGTCCGAACCAAAGCAAATTTATTAAATGGTCAATTGGGGATGGCTGAAATCTATTAAGGATCAGATAAcatcaatcttcaatttaaaactttCACTTCTGTcgcgcctttcacaaccacagcatGTGCCAAAGTGGttctgaagtgtcgtcactgttttAGGAAACGCAGCAGCAAATTGCCacaaagcaagatcccacacaccgcaatgtgacaatgagcagatctgattttggtgatgttgattgagggataaatatttgtcaggacaccggggataactccccaactcttcttcacaatagtggctgtgggaacttttacagaacctgagaggggcagacagggcttcagttgaacatcttatttgaaagcagctctgacagtgcagcactccctcagtgctgacacgaggaatattggatgtgatttttgtcctcagGTCCCTGGACTGGGACTTGATTAAATTGATTTGATTGGGACTTTATTGGGGATGGTTAGGAGGGGTTGGTTTGAGAGGGGCTGCAGTTTGTATCTGTTGTATGTttgggattagaacatagaacatagaaaatacagcacagaacaggcccttcggcccacgatgttgtgccgaacctttgtcctagattaatcatagatta
This portion of the Scyliorhinus torazame isolate Kashiwa2021f chromosome 5, sScyTor2.1, whole genome shotgun sequence genome encodes:
- the LOC140419843 gene encoding uncharacterized protein, with protein sequence MSNLERHESTQNMEKSWKCGKGYRFPSELEIHRRIHTGKRPFTCSQCGQRFIDSSNLQRHQRVHTGERPFTCSQCGKGFTQLSSLQRHQQNYTGEKPFTCFQCGKAFRDSSTLLRHQQIHTGERPFTCSQCGKAFRDSTTLQRHQRVHTGERPFTCSQCGKGFIDSSALRKHQQIHTGERPFTCSQCGKGFIDSSTLRKHQRVHTGERPFTCSQCGKGFIDSSTLRIHQRVHTGEKPFTCSQCGKGYTRLSTLQTHQRVHTGERPFTCSQCGQGFIHSPALRRHLQVHTGERPFTCSQCGKGFTWLSNLQTHKRVHSGERPFTCSHCRKGFIDLSTLLRHQRVHTGERPFTCSQCGKGFTQLSSLQTHQRIHTGERPFTCSQCGKGFIDSSKLQTHQRVHTGERPFTCSQCGKGFIDSSTLLRHQRVHTGEKPFTCS